The nucleotide window AGACCATTGCCCAGGTGCTGGATTGGTGGCGGGCGCGCCAGCCCTTTTGACGGCGCCCCAGGCGGCGGCAGCGGGGCCGGCGGTTTCGCCCTCCCGGCTCCCTCCGCGCTGCATCCTTTGAAATCTTCAGCGCACTGGCCGGGCGGTTTTTCACCCGTAACCCCCGCGGCGCGATGCCGTAAAAACCTCCACAGACAGTCCTAGCAACGCGGGCAATGGTGCTCGCGGAAACCTGTTTGTGGACAAGGAAACACATGTCTGAATCTTTTGCCGATCTGTTCGAAGAATCGCTGCAACGCACGGAAATGCGTCCGGGCGAGGTCATCACCGCTGAAGTCGTGCGCGTGGAGCACAGCTTCGTTGTGGTGAACGCCGGCCTCAAGTCCGAAGCCTACGTGCCGATCGACGAGTTCAAGAACGATCAGGGCGAGATCGAAGTGCAGGTGGGCGACTTCGTGTCGGTCGCCATCGGCTCGATCGAAAACGGCTACGGCGACACCATCCTGTCGCGCGATACCGCCAAGCGTCTGGCCTCGTGGCTGGCGCTGGAAAAGGCGCTGGAGTCCGGCGAATTCGTCACCGGCACCACCTCCGGCCGCGTCAAGGGCGGCCTCACCGTGCTGGTCAACGGCATCCGCGCCTTCCTGCCGGGCTCGCTGATCGACACGCGCCCCGTCAAGGACCTGACGCCCTACGAGAACAAGACCCTGGAATTCAAGGTCATCAAGCTCGATCGCAAGCGCAACAACGTGGTGCTCTCCCGCCGCGCCGTGGTCGAAGCCTCGATGGGCGAAGAGCGCGCCAAGCTGATGGAGACGCTGAAGGAAGGCGCCATCGTCAACGGCGTGGTCAAGAACATCACCGAATACGGTGCCTTCGTGGACCTGGGCGGCATCGACGGCCTGCTGCACATCACCGACATGGCCTGGCGCCGCGTGCGTCACCCCTCCGAAGTGGTGCACGCCGGTCAGGAACTCACCGCCAAGATCCTGCGCTTCGACACCGAGAAGAACCGCGTCTCGCTGGGCCTCAAGCAAATGGGCGACGACCCGTGGCTGGGCGTCTCGCGCCGCTACCCCTCGGGCACGCGTCTGTTCGGCAAGGTGACCAACATTGCCGACTACGGCGCCTTTGTCGAGCTGGAGCCCGGCATCGAGGGCCTGGTGCACGTCTCCGAGATGGACTGGACCAACAAGAACGTGGCGCCTAACAAGCTGGTCTCGCTGGGTGACGAAGTCGAAGTCATGGTGCTGGACATCGACGAAGACAAGCGCCGCATCAGCCTGGGCATGAAGCAGTGCAAGGCCAACCCATGGCAAGAGTTCGCGCAGGAGACCAAGCGCGGCGACCGCGTCAAGGGTCCCATCAAGTCGATCACCGACTTCGGCGTGTTCGTGGGCCTGGCTGCCGGCATCGACGGCCTGGTGCACCTGTCCGACCTGTCCTGGAACGAGCCCGGCGAGTCGGCAGTGCGCAACTACAAGAAGGGCCAGGAAGTCGAGGCCATCGTGCTGGCCGTCGATGTGGACCGCGAGCGCATCTCGCTGGGCATCAAGCAGCTCGACCAGGACCCGTTCACCACCTTCGTGACGGTGAACGACAAGGGCCAGATCGTCTCCGGCACGGTCAAGACCGTGGACGCGCGCGGCGCCGAGATCGACCTGGGCAACGACATCGTCGGCTACCTGCGCGCTTCGGAAATCTCCCGCGACCGCGTGGAAGACGCCCGCAACGTGCTCAAGGAAGGCGACGAGGTCAGCGCCGTGGTGGTGAACGTCGATCGCAAGACGCGCAACATCCAGCTGTCCATCAAGCAAAAGGACATGGCCGACGAGCAAGGCGCCATGGCCCACCTGTCGGCCCAGTCGGCCAAGGAAAACGCCGGCACGACCAGCCTGGGCGCCCTGCTGCGCGCCAAGCTGGACAATTCGGACAAGTGATCCGGGAGGCGGCCGGGCCTTTTGATGGGCCCGGCCGCCACGGCCAGCGCTGCGGAGCTGGCTGCCAGCAGCGGGCGCCCAGGGCGCCCGCTTTTGTTTGGCCCGTCCGCGGGCCTCTTTCAAGCTTCCAACGCCATGACCCGATCCGATCTCGTCGATGAACTCGCAGCCCGCTTCGCCCAGCTCACCCAGCGCGACGCCGAGCTGGCCGTGAAGACCATCCTGGACGCGGTCAGCGACGCGTTGGTGCGCGGCCATCGTATCGAGGTGCGCGGCTTCGGCAGCTTCTCCGTCAATCGCCGCCCGCCGCGCATGGGCCGAAACCCGCGCACCGGCGACGCCGTGCTGATCCCGGAAAAGCGTGTGCCGCACTTCAAGCCCGGCAAGGCGCTGCGCGAGGCGGTGGACCGGCAGACACCTGCGGCCTGAACACGCCTGGCGTTTGCTATATAAAATATAGCTAACTGCGCATATTCCACGCCGGCGCAAGGCATTTTTCGCTACAAATTTAGCTTTTCTGCACCGCCTGGGGGACCCACGCGCACCGCGCCTAAAATGGCGCGGCCTGGGTCGGAGTCGAGCGCGCAATGAAATACTTCCTGTGGCTGCTCAAGGCAGCCATTTTTTTCACCCTCTTCGCCTTCGCGCTGAACAACCAGCAAAGCGCGACGGTGCATTTTTTCTTTGGCACGCACTGGACGGCGCCGCTGGTGCTGGTGGTGCTGACGGCCTTTGCCTTTGGCGTGGTCGTCGGCGCCCTGGGCATGGTGCCGCGCTGGTGGCGCCACCGCGCGGCCGCCCGCCGGGCGGTGGCAGCGCCCGCCGCCGCGCCGCCCGACGAGACAGCCGTTCCCTCGCCCACCGAAGGCGCCCTGATCGCCCCGCCCCTGCATGGACTTTGACCTGAGCTGGATCCTGCTGGGCCTGCCGATCGCCTTCGGCCTGGGCTGGCTGGCCTCGCGCCTGGACCTGCGACAGTTGCGCCAGGACAGCCGCCGTGCGCCCAAGGCGTACTTCAAGGGCCTGAACTACCTGCTCAACGAGCAGCAGGACCAGGCCATCGACGCCTTCATCGAGGCCGTGCAGAACGACCCGGACACGACCGAGCTGCACTTTGCCCTGGGCAATTTGTTTCGCCGCCGTGGCGAGTACAACCGCGCCGTGCGCGTGCACGAGCACCTGCTGTCGCGCGGCGACCTCTCGCGCGGCGACCGCGAGCGCGCCCAGCACGCGCTGGCACTGGATTTTCTGAAGGCCGGCCTGCTGGACCGCGCCGAGGACGCGCTACGCCGCCTGGAGGGCACGCCCTTCGAGACCCAGGCGCGCATGGCGCTTTTGGCCATCTACGAACGCTCGCGCGACTGGCCACAGGCCAGCGACATCGCCCGGCGCATGCAGGGCGCACACCAGGGCGACTTCAGCACGCGCCAGGCGCACTACCTGTGCGAGCAAGCCCAGGCGCGCTCCGCCCAGGGCGAGCTGGACGCCGCCCGCGCGCTGCTGGAGCAGGCCGTGGCCACCGCGCCGCAGGCGCCGCGCGCGCGCATCGAGCTGGCGCGGCTGCACCAGCGCATGGGCGATGCCGCCGCCACGCTGCGCGTGCTGAACGAGCTGGCCGAAGCGGCACCCGCCGCGCTGCCGCTGGCGGCGTCGCTGCTGGTCGAGGCCGCCAGCGCCGCAGGCCGGACCGACGCCGCGCACGCGCTGCTGGTGCGCCATTACGAGGCCACGCCGGCGCTGGACCTGCTGGACGCCATCGTCGCACTGGAGGCCGTCGGCGCGCCCGAGCGGGCGCGCGAGTGGTACGTGCGCCACCTGGAGCGCGAGCCCTCGCTGGTGGCCGCCGCGCGCTGGCTGGCCGGCGAGCAGCTGACGCAGCAGCAGTTCCACCCCCAGGTGCAGCGCGCGCTGGAGCACGCCAGCCGGCCGTTGACGCGTTATCGCTGCGCCGCGTGCGGCTTCGAGGCGCGCCAGCACTTCTGGCAGTGCCCCGGCTGCCAGAGCTGGGACAGCTACCCGGCGCGCCGCGTCGAAGAGCTGTAGCACGCTGCCTGGTTGTCAGTTCGCGGCCGGCCGGGCACATTCCGGGCATTTCCACTCGACCACGAGGTCACGCCATGCGCCTGCCCCTTGCCCTGACCGTCGGTTTGCTGCTGGCCGCGGCCCTTTTGCTGGTCTGGCGCCCGGCGGCGGCGCAGCCGGCCCATGTGCCCGCGCAGCAGGTCGAGGTCAACCACGCCAGCGAAGCGCAACTGGACGGCATCCGCGGCCTGGGCCCGGCCACCACGCGGCGCA belongs to Melaminivora suipulveris and includes:
- a CDS encoding integration host factor subunit beta, whose amino-acid sequence is MTRSDLVDELAARFAQLTQRDAELAVKTILDAVSDALVRGHRIEVRGFGSFSVNRRPPRMGRNPRTGDAVLIPEKRVPHFKPGKALREAVDRQTPAA
- a CDS encoding LapA family protein; translated protein: MKYFLWLLKAAIFFTLFAFALNNQQSATVHFFFGTHWTAPLVLVVLTAFAFGVVVGALGMVPRWWRHRAAARRAVAAPAAAPPDETAVPSPTEGALIAPPLHGL
- the rpsA gene encoding 30S ribosomal protein S1, with the translated sequence MSESFADLFEESLQRTEMRPGEVITAEVVRVEHSFVVVNAGLKSEAYVPIDEFKNDQGEIEVQVGDFVSVAIGSIENGYGDTILSRDTAKRLASWLALEKALESGEFVTGTTSGRVKGGLTVLVNGIRAFLPGSLIDTRPVKDLTPYENKTLEFKVIKLDRKRNNVVLSRRAVVEASMGEERAKLMETLKEGAIVNGVVKNITEYGAFVDLGGIDGLLHITDMAWRRVRHPSEVVHAGQELTAKILRFDTEKNRVSLGLKQMGDDPWLGVSRRYPSGTRLFGKVTNIADYGAFVELEPGIEGLVHVSEMDWTNKNVAPNKLVSLGDEVEVMVLDIDEDKRRISLGMKQCKANPWQEFAQETKRGDRVKGPIKSITDFGVFVGLAAGIDGLVHLSDLSWNEPGESAVRNYKKGQEVEAIVLAVDVDRERISLGIKQLDQDPFTTFVTVNDKGQIVSGTVKTVDARGAEIDLGNDIVGYLRASEISRDRVEDARNVLKEGDEVSAVVVNVDRKTRNIQLSIKQKDMADEQGAMAHLSAQSAKENAGTTSLGALLRAKLDNSDK
- the lapB gene encoding lipopolysaccharide assembly protein LapB, encoding MDFDLSWILLGLPIAFGLGWLASRLDLRQLRQDSRRAPKAYFKGLNYLLNEQQDQAIDAFIEAVQNDPDTTELHFALGNLFRRRGEYNRAVRVHEHLLSRGDLSRGDRERAQHALALDFLKAGLLDRAEDALRRLEGTPFETQARMALLAIYERSRDWPQASDIARRMQGAHQGDFSTRQAHYLCEQAQARSAQGELDAARALLEQAVATAPQAPRARIELARLHQRMGDAAATLRVLNELAEAAPAALPLAASLLVEAASAAGRTDAAHALLVRHYEATPALDLLDAIVALEAVGAPERAREWYVRHLEREPSLVAAARWLAGEQLTQQQFHPQVQRALEHASRPLTRYRCAACGFEARQHFWQCPGCQSWDSYPARRVEEL
- a CDS encoding ComEA family DNA-binding protein, with protein sequence MRLPLALTVGLLLAAALLLVWRPAAAQPAHVPAQQVEVNHASEAQLDGIRGLGPATTRRILAARAERPFADWRDLVDRVKGVGALLAARLSQEGLTVQGQPFQAPPAASAPR